The following are from one region of the Marinomonas sp. CT5 genome:
- a CDS encoding DNA polymerase has product MIMQVHDELIFEVAEKDLEKAQAKIVDIMQNSSKIDELLLVEAGVGDNWDEVH; this is encoded by the coding sequence ATGATCATGCAAGTACACGATGAACTCATCTTCGAAGTCGCCGAAAAAGACCTAGAAAAAGCCCAAGCAAAAATCGTCGACATCATGCAAAACAGCAGCAAAATCGACGAGCTATTGCTGGTAGAAGCCGGAGTTGGAGACAACTGGGACGAGGTGCATTAA
- a CDS encoding Abi family protein: protein MPYTAIKHALSINRFSTYRQAVIRSIGKSCNTTTLRLYEWNAELSSRFFFPIHIYEVAIRNAISDAISIRYGSDRPTNAVFQNSLNHLDKQTLQSALSNGYHGVGKLLPEIKFVWFENMLTSRHDGRIWKPYITKTFPNALTYMTPQEIRKALKDACYIIRKFRNRCGHHEPIFNSANLYDVYPHIRESLNWRCATTSQWMDNKQSVSELLCKPVI from the coding sequence ATGCCTTATACTGCAATAAAACACGCCCTTTCAATTAATCGATTCTCAACGTATCGACAAGCGGTTATTCGTTCAATAGGGAAAAGCTGCAATACAACAACGCTGAGACTTTATGAATGGAATGCCGAGCTTTCCAGTCGCTTTTTCTTTCCAATACATATTTACGAAGTCGCCATACGCAATGCTATCTCTGATGCCATTAGCATTCGTTATGGCAGCGACCGGCCAACCAACGCCGTCTTTCAAAACTCTCTCAATCATTTAGACAAGCAAACGCTTCAATCTGCGCTAAGTAACGGTTACCACGGCGTCGGCAAGCTACTCCCTGAAATCAAATTCGTATGGTTTGAAAATATGCTCACAAGCCGACACGATGGCCGCATATGGAAGCCATACATCACCAAAACCTTTCCAAATGCACTGACATACATGACACCACAAGAAATCAGAAAAGCGTTAAAAGACGCATGCTATATCATACGAAAGTTCCGAAACCGATGCGGTCATCATGAGCCAATATTTAACAGTGCGAATTTGTATGATGTCTATCCACATATTCGTGAGTCATTGAACTGGCGATGCGCAACAACGAGCCAATGGATGGATAACAAACAGTCCGTTAGTGAACTATTGTGTAAGCCTGTGATATAA
- the polA gene encoding DNA polymerase I: MVLVDGSSYLYRAFHAIPPMHTSDGQPTNATRGVISMIRSLIKTYPDSPMVIIFDAKGKTFRDEIYSEYKAHRPPMPDDLRPQIEPIHRVVEAMGLPLVIIDNVEADDVIGTIAKQVGEQGRDVVVSTGDKDMAQLVTDKVTLVNTMNNTVMDIQGVKDKFGIPPELIIDYLALMGDKVDNIPGVPGVGEKTALALLQGLGSIKDIYTRLDEIAALGFRGSKTMKQKMEDNKEMAELSYTLATIKCDVELPFDPQELKNGEADKEKLREWFTKLEFKTWLSDLDKAPSVETASDTVGNDGQVETPVKSNIEANYDTVLDKDSFNKWLEKIQAAELVAFDTETTSLNYMAAELVGLSFSVEAGEAAYVPVAHDYEGAPEQLDRAWVLEQLKPWLENDSKAKVGQHLKYDANVLNNYGITLRGIAYDTMLESYVYNSVSSRHDMDTLASKFLGHTNVSFEDIAGKGAKQKTFNQIDLEVAAFYAAEDADITLRLHQAIWPKIETTPELVSIFKDIECPLIPVLAKMEQTGALIDPELLHAQSSEIAAKLQEIEIKAHEEAGESFNLSSPKQLQVILFEKQGLPVIKKTPKGQPSTAEPILQELAQDYELPRLIMEHRSLSKLKSTYTDKLPEMLQKTGRIHTSYHQAVTATGRLSSTDPNLQNIPIRTTEGRRIRQAFVAPKGYKLVAADYSQVELRIMAHLSQDPGLLDAFTKDADVHKATAAEVFEVSLDEVTTEQRRRAKAINFGLIYGMSAFGLAKQLGIGRPEAGKYIKRYFERYPGVQQYMENTREGAKEKGYVETIYGRRLYLPDIKAKNAMMRQAAERTAINAPMQGSAADIIKRAMIKMHDWLQGTDLDVKMIMQVHDELIFEVAEKDLDTAQKKIVDIMQNSSKIDVPLLVEAGVGDNWDEAH, from the coding sequence ATGGTTTTGGTAGACGGCTCGTCTTACCTTTACCGAGCATTCCACGCGATTCCACCGATGCACACCAGCGATGGCCAACCGACCAACGCCACGCGTGGGGTGATCAGCATGATCCGCAGCCTTATCAAAACCTACCCAGATTCCCCCATGGTCATCATCTTCGATGCCAAGGGCAAAACCTTCCGCGACGAGATCTACAGCGAATACAAAGCGCACCGCCCGCCGATGCCGGACGACCTTCGCCCACAAATCGAACCCATTCACCGCGTGGTGGAAGCCATGGGCTTGCCACTGGTGATCATAGATAACGTAGAAGCCGACGACGTGATCGGCACCATCGCCAAACAAGTAGGCGAACAAGGCCGTGACGTGGTGGTTTCTACGGGCGATAAAGACATGGCTCAGTTGGTTACCGACAAAGTCACCCTGGTGAACACCATGAACAACACGGTCATGGACATCCAAGGTGTGAAAGACAAGTTCGGCATTCCGCCTGAACTTATTATCGATTACCTCGCACTGATGGGCGACAAAGTCGATAACATCCCAGGCGTACCAGGCGTAGGTGAAAAAACCGCCCTTGCCTTGTTGCAAGGATTGGGCAGCATCAAAGACATCTACACCCGCTTAGACGAGATCGCTGCGTTGGGCTTCCGTGGTTCCAAAACCATGAAACAAAAAATGGAAGACAACAAAGAAATGGCAGAGTTGTCTTACACCTTGGCCACCATCAAATGCGACGTAGAGCTGCCCTTCGATCCTCAAGAATTGAAAAACGGCGAAGCGGACAAAGAAAAACTGCGCGAGTGGTTCACCAAACTCGAATTCAAAACTTGGTTGTCTGACCTAGATAAAGCGCCAAGCGTCGAAACCGCCAGCGACACTGTGGGTAATGATGGCCAAGTGGAAACACCGGTTAAATCCAATATTGAAGCCAACTACGACACCGTCTTAGACAAAGACAGCTTCAACAAATGGCTAGAAAAAATCCAAGCCGCTGAGCTGGTTGCCTTCGATACCGAAACCACATCGCTGAACTACATGGCCGCCGAACTGGTTGGCTTGTCCTTCTCGGTAGAAGCCGGCGAAGCCGCTTACGTTCCTGTCGCCCATGATTACGAAGGTGCGCCAGAACAACTGGACCGCGCTTGGGTGCTAGAACAGCTGAAACCTTGGTTAGAAAACGACAGCAAAGCCAAAGTCGGCCAACACCTAAAATACGACGCCAACGTGCTGAACAACTACGGCATCACCTTACGCGGTATCGCTTACGACACCATGTTGGAATCTTATGTGTACAATTCCGTGAGTTCACGTCACGACATGGACACCTTGGCGAGCAAGTTCCTTGGTCACACCAACGTGAGCTTTGAAGACATCGCTGGCAAAGGCGCAAAACAAAAAACCTTCAACCAAATCGATTTAGAAGTCGCCGCTTTCTACGCCGCGGAAGACGCCGACATCACCTTACGTTTGCACCAAGCGATTTGGCCGAAAATCGAAACCACGCCAGAACTCGTCAGCATTTTCAAAGACATCGAATGCCCGCTGATTCCGGTATTGGCGAAAATGGAACAAACGGGTGCCTTGATTGACCCAGAACTGCTTCATGCACAAAGCAGCGAGATCGCCGCTAAATTGCAGGAGATCGAGATCAAAGCCCACGAAGAAGCAGGCGAAAGCTTCAACCTAAGCTCGCCGAAGCAACTGCAAGTCATCTTGTTCGAAAAACAAGGCTTGCCGGTGATCAAGAAAACACCAAAAGGCCAGCCATCCACCGCCGAGCCGATCTTGCAAGAACTGGCACAAGACTACGAACTGCCACGCTTGATCATGGAACACCGCAGTCTGTCTAAGTTGAAATCCACTTACACCGACAAGCTGCCAGAAATGCTACAAAAAACCGGCCGCATTCATACGTCTTATCATCAAGCCGTCACTGCGACAGGCCGATTGTCTTCGACCGATCCGAACTTACAGAACATCCCCATTCGTACCACCGAAGGTCGACGCATTCGCCAAGCCTTTGTGGCGCCAAAAGGTTACAAACTGGTCGCCGCCGATTATTCGCAAGTCGAATTACGCATCATGGCGCACCTGTCCCAAGATCCGGGCTTATTAGACGCCTTCACCAAAGACGCCGACGTGCACAAAGCCACCGCTGCGGAAGTGTTCGAAGTCAGCCTAGACGAGGTCACCACAGAACAGCGCCGCCGTGCCAAAGCCATCAACTTCGGTTTGATCTACGGCATGTCTGCCTTTGGTCTAGCGAAACAGCTTGGCATTGGTCGCCCAGAAGCAGGCAAATACATCAAACGCTACTTCGAACGTTACCCAGGCGTACAGCAATACATGGAAAACACCCGCGAAGGCGCGAAAGAAAAAGGCTACGTAGAAACCATCTACGGCCGCCGCTTGTACCTGCCAGACATCAAAGCGAAAAACGCCATGATGCGCCAAGCCGCCGAACGCACCGCCATCAACGCCCCCATGCAAGGCTCCGCTGCCGACATCATCAAACGCGCCATGATCAAAATGCACGACTGGCTACAAGGCACCGACCTAGACGTGAAAATGATCATGCAAGTACACGATGAACTCATCTTCGAAGTGGCCGAAAAAGACCTCGACACCGCACAAAAGAAAATCGTCGACATCATGCAGAACAGCAGCAAAATCGACGTACCGTTGTTGGTTGAAGCGGGTGTTGGGGATAATTGGGACGAGGCGCATTAG
- a CDS encoding VOC family protein yields MTLFSTRLIVNDIKKMVSFYEFISEREADWLAPVFAELKTEKAHLAFGSIETVALFKEGCAEPSFNRTAILEFLVDDVDKEFERLENRVDLVHPPKDMPWGNRTFQFRDPEGNLVSFFTPKTSEAKDRFNLGA; encoded by the coding sequence ATGACTCTATTTTCCACTCGGCTCATTGTTAACGACATCAAAAAGATGGTTAGCTTCTACGAATTTATTAGCGAACGGGAAGCGGACTGGCTCGCTCCGGTATTTGCTGAGCTAAAAACAGAAAAGGCTCATTTAGCATTCGGCAGTATAGAAACCGTTGCCCTGTTTAAAGAAGGTTGCGCTGAACCCTCTTTCAACCGCACGGCGATTCTCGAATTCTTAGTAGATGATGTTGATAAAGAATTTGAACGTCTGGAAAACCGGGTCGATCTGGTTCACCCCCCTAAAGACATGCCTTGGGGCAACCGAACCTTTCAATTTAGAGACCCAGAAGGCAACCTAGTGTCGTTTTTTACACCTAAAACCAGCGAGGCAAAAGATCGTTTTAATCTAGGTGCCTAG
- a CDS encoding YafY family protein: protein MRRADRLFQLIQILRRVNRPVTAAKLAEELEVSKRTVYRDIADLVGQRVPIEGEAGLGYTLSTFYSMPPLMFTQDELEALVLGVQLVQSLPDKTIGNSAKDVFAKIRDVIPPSFIATLSDAGVRIKPRELEPEKQDTRYLREAIRANKKIRITYFDRDDNKSERVVWPIILGYDEAYCLLIAWCEQRQQYRHFRVDRIRQIDRLDTSVPIAGNELRQRWELWREQTWLNKC from the coding sequence ATGCGACGTGCCGATAGATTATTTCAACTCATTCAAATATTGAGGCGGGTAAATAGGCCTGTGACGGCGGCTAAGTTGGCTGAGGAGTTAGAGGTTTCTAAGCGAACGGTTTATCGAGACATTGCCGATTTGGTGGGGCAAAGGGTGCCAATCGAAGGAGAGGCGGGCTTAGGTTATACATTAAGCACATTTTACAGTATGCCTCCATTGATGTTCACACAAGATGAGCTGGAAGCGCTGGTGTTAGGTGTCCAGCTTGTGCAAAGCCTTCCAGATAAAACCATCGGCAATTCCGCCAAAGATGTCTTTGCTAAAATTAGAGACGTTATTCCTCCCAGTTTTATTGCCACGCTGAGTGATGCGGGCGTGCGCATAAAACCCAGAGAGTTGGAGCCTGAAAAGCAAGATACACGGTATTTGCGAGAGGCCATTAGAGCAAACAAAAAGATACGCATTACCTATTTCGATCGAGATGACAATAAATCCGAAAGAGTGGTGTGGCCCATTATTTTAGGGTATGACGAAGCCTATTGTTTATTAATCGCATGGTGTGAACAGCGTCAGCAGTATCGTCATTTTCGAGTGGATAGAATTCGGCAGATAGACAGATTGGATACCAGCGTGCCGATTGCAGGTAATGAGCTGCGACAGCGTTGGGAATTGTGGCGTGAGCAGACTTGGCTGAATAAATGTTAA
- a CDS encoding GGDEF domain-containing protein — protein sequence MKHDDETKITVSAVYRLLIASFFTSLAFAAFFYIYPSVHIIDSIIPALDATLLLIVLIYYHYNPHTDINKIIVFFIIFFILTFSPSTIYYVVMAWKMEWRFIDEYPPITGLVMAIIMLGIIMLPKQYLHYMVLMWASIALPIIYYLLHHPDELQTPRGYELIGTFGPASLLLYIVFPYRKSIRRHINKVTGDLRRYELEAGRDYLTDIYNRRGLDLWLGQLNHDDNIAILLIDVDHFKQINDRHGHSIGDRILVEVASRLRTIYFEKHTIARWGGEEFAVVLVNPKTNTLPFIGSMFQHALGHLPYKSVGKVTVSVGVSSLSHHDDFLELVEQADKALYTAKNNGRDQAVMYNSIHPQLAD from the coding sequence ATGAAACATGACGATGAAACCAAAATTACAGTTTCAGCCGTTTATCGGCTGCTCATTGCCTCGTTTTTCACTAGTCTCGCCTTTGCTGCTTTCTTTTACATCTACCCTAGTGTGCATATCATAGACAGCATCATACCGGCTCTTGATGCGACGCTTTTACTTATTGTATTGATCTACTATCACTACAACCCACATACAGACATCAACAAGATCATTGTTTTTTTTATTATTTTTTTCATTTTGACGTTCTCGCCTTCAACGATTTATTACGTAGTCATGGCTTGGAAAATGGAATGGCGTTTTATTGATGAGTACCCACCAATTACGGGGCTTGTGATGGCAATCATTATGCTTGGCATTATCATGCTACCCAAACAATATCTTCATTATATGGTGCTAATGTGGGCGTCTATTGCTCTCCCCATTATTTATTATCTTTTACATCACCCTGACGAGTTACAAACGCCCCGCGGCTATGAACTAATCGGCACCTTCGGCCCGGCAAGTTTATTACTCTATATTGTTTTTCCCTATCGAAAGAGTATTCGCCGACACATCAACAAAGTGACTGGCGACTTACGGCGTTACGAACTTGAAGCTGGGCGGGATTATTTAACCGATATCTATAATCGTAGAGGCTTGGACCTTTGGTTAGGACAGCTCAACCATGATGATAATATTGCCATTCTACTGATCGATGTGGACCATTTTAAGCAAATTAACGACCGTCACGGCCACTCAATTGGAGATCGTATATTAGTAGAAGTGGCTTCACGGCTTCGAACTATCTACTTTGAAAAACACACTATTGCACGATGGGGCGGTGAAGAATTTGCCGTAGTATTAGTTAACCCAAAAACTAATACCTTGCCCTTCATCGGCTCTATGTTTCAACACGCTTTAGGTCACTTACCTTATAAATCGGTGGGAAAAGTCACGGTCAGTGTAGGTGTATCATCCCTTTCTCACCACGATGATTTTTTAGAGCTCGTTGAGCAAGCAGACAAAGCACTCTATACCGCAAAAAATAATGGTCGTGATCAAGCCGTTATGTACAACAGCATTCATCCTCAACTAGCCGACTAA
- a CDS encoding GGDEF domain-containing protein — protein sequence MQQSLFSIRATSIALFLYCVFGISVGVSNYIFPTGHFIDYFIPISSGLFIGILLLYFRKDPEARQVMAVKTLFFLTVYCFVTPAWYFTLGSELNDWVFVDEFPPISGVILIATAVLIVMVPNNWLRYMVVLWSSVCAPILIYLIAHPNELSTARGREMMVFFGPGGALFFIVLSYQRDIIIRFAKVEAHLKHSRRLADHDELTKTCNRRGLIYWLSKHAGDKPNISGLIIDIDHFKHINDTFGHEVGDSILKQVSRLLEDCVSSKGCLARWGGDEFVILIHDLPASQVEQLANQCLVAIREYDFPIVGQVTCSIGVGLNVESTAIDNIIREADNSLYRAKQIGRNQAVNNQP from the coding sequence ATGCAACAATCGTTATTTTCCATTAGAGCAACCTCCATTGCACTGTTCCTCTATTGTGTATTTGGTATTAGCGTTGGCGTATCGAATTACATTTTCCCCACTGGCCATTTCATCGACTATTTTATACCGATTAGTAGCGGCCTATTCATTGGTATCCTGTTGCTCTATTTCCGCAAAGACCCCGAAGCCCGCCAAGTAATGGCTGTTAAAACCTTATTTTTTCTCACCGTTTACTGCTTTGTGACGCCAGCTTGGTATTTCACCCTTGGTTCAGAGTTAAATGATTGGGTATTCGTGGACGAGTTCCCACCCATTAGCGGCGTGATTTTGATCGCTACGGCGGTGCTCATTGTGATGGTGCCCAATAATTGGTTACGTTATATGGTGGTTTTGTGGAGTAGTGTTTGCGCACCGATTCTTATCTACCTCATCGCCCACCCTAACGAACTGAGTACCGCGCGAGGCCGAGAAATGATGGTGTTTTTTGGTCCTGGTGGTGCCTTGTTTTTTATCGTGTTGTCCTATCAACGCGACATAATCATACGATTTGCCAAAGTAGAAGCCCACTTAAAGCACTCTCGTCGACTCGCCGACCACGATGAGCTAACCAAAACATGCAACCGCCGTGGCTTAATCTACTGGTTATCCAAACACGCAGGGGACAAACCCAATATCAGTGGACTGATTATTGATATTGATCATTTCAAACACATCAATGACACCTTTGGGCATGAAGTTGGAGATTCCATTCTCAAGCAAGTCTCCCGTTTGCTCGAAGACTGTGTATCTTCAAAAGGCTGCTTAGCTCGCTGGGGAGGAGATGAGTTTGTTATTTTGATTCATGACCTGCCAGCGAGCCAAGTAGAGCAACTTGCTAACCAGTGCCTAGTGGCAATACGTGAATACGACTTTCCTATTGTTGGGCAAGTCACCTGCAGTATCGGAGTGGGTCTAAATGTGGAGTCCACGGCCATAGACAACATTATTAGAGAGGCGGATAACAGTTTGTACAGAGCAAAACAAATAGGGCGAAATCAAGCAGTAAACAACCAACCATAA
- a CDS encoding homoserine kinase, producing the protein MAVYTSLSDSDMRALVADYYLGELVSFQGISGGVENTNYFLITTTGKYVVTLFEEFDLDEVPYFLDVVAHLKHKGFNVPAALIDIHGERLREVNGRPTIIVDCFPGGELKGTDETSCRLMGEALAKLHIAGEDFPIHRDSHRGVAWWHKTSQDIAHELEPEQATLLLSQIAEFDDFIAQHPDLPKTTIHGDLFYNNTLFEGNKLSAIIDFYNACHSWAMYDLAIVVNDWCSDINTGELDNAKYKALIKAYLHEREATEEEIIAWPYMLKIAALRFWLSRLEAWHGAKHDPERLAQQHDPLEFQRILEARVRYTPSLVAFQ; encoded by the coding sequence TTGGCTGTTTACACTTCCCTTTCGGACTCTGACATGCGCGCCTTAGTGGCCGATTATTATTTAGGTGAACTGGTTTCGTTCCAAGGTATTTCCGGTGGGGTAGAAAACACCAATTACTTTCTGATAACCACAACGGGCAAGTATGTGGTCACCTTGTTTGAAGAGTTTGATTTAGACGAAGTACCGTACTTTTTGGACGTTGTCGCTCATTTGAAACACAAAGGCTTTAATGTACCCGCGGCACTCATCGATATTCATGGCGAACGACTACGTGAAGTGAATGGCCGTCCTACCATTATTGTGGACTGTTTCCCGGGGGGTGAGTTGAAGGGGACGGATGAAACCTCTTGTCGGTTGATGGGAGAAGCGCTGGCTAAGTTGCACATTGCGGGTGAAGATTTCCCTATTCATCGCGATAGTCACCGTGGTGTGGCGTGGTGGCACAAAACAAGCCAAGACATTGCTCACGAGCTAGAACCAGAGCAAGCTACCTTGTTGTTATCGCAGATCGCTGAATTTGATGACTTTATTGCTCAGCACCCCGATCTGCCAAAAACCACTATCCACGGGGATTTGTTTTACAACAACACCTTGTTTGAAGGAAATAAACTGTCTGCCATTATCGACTTTTACAACGCCTGTCACTCTTGGGCGATGTACGATTTAGCGATCGTGGTGAACGATTGGTGTTCGGATATAAACACTGGCGAGCTGGATAACGCCAAATATAAAGCGTTGATAAAAGCCTATTTGCATGAACGTGAAGCCACAGAGGAAGAAATCATTGCGTGGCCTTATATGTTGAAAATAGCGGCGTTACGCTTTTGGTTGTCTCGCTTGGAAGCATGGCATGGCGCGAAACACGATCCTGAGCGTTTGGCTCAGCAGCATGATCCTTTAGAGTTTCAGCGCATTTTAGAAGCGCGTGTACGATACACGCCCAGTTTAGTTGCTTTCCAATAA